The nucleotide window TCCCTCAGCCATCTCTTGATAAGAAGTCATTATTTCGTTGTTACGCCTTGAGTATAACAAGCACAATGTGTGCCTGTCAACGGTTTTTTATCGTGTTCCCCCCCAGTCCATGGGGATTCGATCAGGCCACCGATCGAATCGGTTAGACGTCGACTCGAAACTGTTTCGCTTTTTCTTGCAGCGATTGTGACGACTGTCCGAGACGATCACAGCGTTCCGCCATCTCCTCTGCCGCAGCCGCTTGCTCCTCTGTGGAACCGGCCAGTTGTTGGGAGAGGGTTGAAAATTCGCTCGCAATCCCCTCGATCACGCCAATCGAGGTATTCATCGCATCGACGGAGCGCGAGATCATCTCAGTGGCGTCCTGCATCTGGCGAACGCTGTTCTCTGTGCGCCGCGTCGAACCCATGACCTGCTCCAATGCTTCCGCCCCGTAACGGATCAATCCCACCTGTTCCCCGATGGCGGTCACATTGGCGTTCATCATCCCCACCATTCCAGCCATCTCTTGCTGCACCTGGGAAACGAGACTCGTGATTTGGGAGGCCGCCTTGGCCGATTCCTCGGCGAGCTTTCGCACCTCATCAGCGACGATATGAAACCCTCGCCCGTGCTCACCTGCCCTCGCCGCCTCGATGGCCGCATTCAGGGCCAGCAGGTTGGTCTGTTCGGCAATCCCCGTAATCGATGTGATATTCTGGCCGATCTCTTCGGAAAGCCCGTGAAGCCGTCGAATAGCCGACGTGCTGGCATCGACAGATTGGCTGATCCGCTGGAGGTGTTGGGACGCCTCTTGGATCCGGTCATAACACTGCGTCGCCGCTACCGTCGACTCGTGAGCATCCTGCACCAAAAGACGTGATGCTGCCGTCCCCTCTGAGACATGGCCTTCGCTGGTTTTCACATGATCACGAAAACGGGTGATCTCTGTCGCTTGCTTCCCTGCGCCATCGGCCAGTTCACCGACCGCTTCCGCCAGTTGGGTGGCCGCTCTATCCACCAGGTTTGCTGATTCGGTCAGGTGTTGGGCCGATTCGTCGAGTTCTTTCGACTCTGTTAGCACCTGACTGACAATGCTGCGTAAATTGGCCGTCATTGTCGCAAATGCATGGGCCAACTGACCGAATTCGTCGTCTGATAGCGCCTCACTTTTCGTCATTGACAAATCGCCCTGGGCCACCTGCTCCGCCTGATCACGGAGAAGCCGCAGGGGCCGGGCCACGCGGCGCTCGATGAGCCGATTCATCAGGAGCGCAAACAAGGCCACCGCCAACAGAAAAATCGACAAGCTCGTCCAAAGCAACCGCTGCGCCGGCGCCGCCACCTCCGCCACCGGAATGGCAGCGACCAGCTTCATCCCCGTTTCGCCAATCGGCGCATAGACGGCATACTGGGCCATACCGTTCATGGTGACATGGGCCAGTCCGGCTTCCTTCGCTTCCACCACCTGTTTTCCGAATTGTTGGAGCTCTGTATCCCTTTCATCGACGATTTTTTCATTGAGATTCTTCTGTTCATCGGGATGAGCGAGATAAAAACCCTGCCGAGTCACCACAAAGGCGCGGCCTGCTTGACCGATCCGGATTTTACCTACTGCCTCGTGCAGTTCCTTCAAGCCGATGTCTACGGTGGAAACACCGATCTTCCTGGCGCCCCTATGGATAGGGTGACTGACGGTGAGCATGGGGATCTTGGTGACAATATCGACATAGGGCTCGCTCCAGACGGCTCCACCGGGGCTGTTGATGCCATTCTTATACCAGTCATACTGAAAATAATCATACTCGGGGGTGCTGTACTCCCAGGTTTGTTTGAACTCGGCGCCATCCTTATAGATGTACGGACCAAAATACTTGCCCTTCTCGGGGTAAACGCCCGGTTCGAGCCAGAAACCGGCGCCCACGCTCAGCGGCAGGCTGGTCAGGTGGGCACGGGTCATTGTCAACAATTCTTCGCTATGTTGCGGACCGATGACACCCACGTCGTTGGCGATTGTCTGACTTATGGCGCCGGTGACCAAAAGCTGAGACTCCAACCGCGCCGCCTCCATCTCCGCCTGTAGCCGCAATCGCGAAAGCGTCGATTCGTCTACATTCGTTTTGGTGAACAGAAAGCCAACGACCGTTTGCACCGCAAAAATAACCACGGTCAGCAACAAGGTGAATCCCACCAACAACGACTTGATGCTTTTCATCGCAGCCCGCCCTTTCCTCAATCTTTTGCCCATCCACACTTCTCCGATGACGACGAAGTCCACCATCAGCCAACATGAACAGCCCCACTCACCCGTGGCAATAGACTCACACTATATATGTGAATGATATAATAAGTACGACAAACGGCAACGTTTTCCCTTTTTACCGTTCTTCCATTGTGGACGTATCGACATATCCGAGCAACCCCTGCCGATACTCCTCTTTAAAATTCCGTTTAACAAAGAAAAACCGCAATTCCTGTCGAAGCGGCTTCAGAAAGGAATTGCGGTTTGATGTTTCTATGGTTTGGAGATGATCTTACACCCCGCCGAGCATCTCCAGGTAGGCCTGCACCCGTGTGCGGATCTGCTGGCTGTCGCCCTCGGAGTAATCGGTCTCAATGTGCAGCACCGGCATCTCCCGCTGTTCCCGAATGTAGTCGCGGAGCAGGCGGGCTTCCACGTTGTAGGTATGGCAGCCCTGCCAGGTGATGTCTACAATGCCGTCGGCCTTGTACTCGTCGATGAGACGGACGAGCAGTTCCAGGCGATCCCGATTGGGACTCATGCAGGAACAGGGGGTGGCCAAATACTTCTCGCCGATGGCTTCCAGCGGCGGCTTCGTCTCGTCGACGGTGACAAGGAACTGCTTCATGCCGGCGCAGTTCTCCAGGAAGACGACAGCGGCGCCCGACTCTTCGATGATGCGAATGACCTTCTCGGTGCCCACGCCGGTGGGGACGCCGGTGACGATGATGCGCTTGGCCCCCTTGGCGGCGGCGCCAACGCCCTGGGCGATCCGCTCATCCAGTTCTGCCATCAGTTCCTCCACCCGTTCGGCGAAGGCGGCGCGATCGAAGGAGAAGTTTCGAGACCAGAGCACCTTCAGCAGATCCTGGCCGGACATGGGCGCCGGGTCATGCTTGAGGTAGCCGGCAAGACGCTGCATGAGGCGGCGCTCGGCATTCAGTTCCCCGATGGCGGTGGTCAAAGCTTCATCGGTGATGGTGACTTGGAAGAATTCCTCGATGGCGCCTTTGGCCCGCTTCATCTCAGCCATCCAGTAAGCGCGGTCAGCCTCGCTTTTGCTTCCCGCCGGCAGGCTCATCACATGCATGGGCTTGAACTGGCCCATCAGTTCAAACATCTTCTTCTTCCCGTCACAGGTCGTCTCGCCCATGACCAGATCGGAATGGAGGAAAAAGGGGCACTTGTCGGTGATGGCAAAGCCGTAAGAGGACTTGATCAGGGGACAAAAGTTGCGGGGCAGCACCTTTTCGCCGTCGGCGATGGGCTCTTCCTTCGTGGCGCAGAGGGCCACCGGAACGGCCCCAGCCGCCATGGCCAATTCCTGGGGCGCAAAGACGCAGTAGTGGCCCATCACCTTTTTGCCTTTTTTCTTTTCTTCCACGATGGAACCGGCCGCCTTGGGAATGGCCACATCAAAAAAGGACATGGCGTAGGGGCGTTCTTCAGCGATAACCGTCATCTGAACCTTTCTCCTTTTCACATGGTATTTTCATGTTTATCGCGCATCGATCTGCGCCTTCCCTGCGCACTTTTTCGCAGCGTTCTGCGCCTTTCTTCCCTTCGCTTTTTTCAGCCCGCCGCCTTTTCCCGGGCAATCAAGACGGCCCCGATGGCGCCCGCAAAAGGAGACTGCTCGTTCACCTCAACAGGGCAGCCCAGTTCCTTTTCCAGCGCTGCGCCAACGCCGGCGTTGCGGGCCACGCCGCCTGTAAACAGGACCGGCCCCGACGCTCCGAGGCGGGCCACCATGGCGGCAACCCGACGAGCC belongs to Heliomicrobium gestii and includes:
- a CDS encoding methyl-accepting chemotaxis protein, translated to MKSIKSLLVGFTLLLTVVIFAVQTVVGFLFTKTNVDESTLSRLRLQAEMEAARLESQLLVTGAISQTIANDVGVIGPQHSEELLTMTRAHLTSLPLSVGAGFWLEPGVYPEKGKYFGPYIYKDGAEFKQTWEYSTPEYDYFQYDWYKNGINSPGGAVWSEPYVDIVTKIPMLTVSHPIHRGARKIGVSTVDIGLKELHEAVGKIRIGQAGRAFVVTRQGFYLAHPDEQKNLNEKIVDERDTELQQFGKQVVEAKEAGLAHVTMNGMAQYAVYAPIGETGMKLVAAIPVAEVAAPAQRLLWTSLSIFLLAVALFALLMNRLIERRVARPLRLLRDQAEQVAQGDLSMTKSEALSDDEFGQLAHAFATMTANLRSIVSQVLTESKELDESAQHLTESANLVDRAATQLAEAVGELADGAGKQATEITRFRDHVKTSEGHVSEGTAASRLLVQDAHESTVAATQCYDRIQEASQHLQRISQSVDASTSAIRRLHGLSEEIGQNITSITGIAEQTNLLALNAAIEAARAGEHGRGFHIVADEVRKLAEESAKAASQITSLVSQVQQEMAGMVGMMNANVTAIGEQVGLIRYGAEALEQVMGSTRRTENSVRQMQDATEMISRSVDAMNTSIGVIEGIASEFSTLSQQLAGSTEEQAAAAEEMAERCDRLGQSSQSLQEKAKQFRVDV
- a CDS encoding double-cubane-cluster-containing anaerobic reductase; translation: MTVIAEERPYAMSFFDVAIPKAAGSIVEEKKKGKKVMGHYCVFAPQELAMAAGAVPVALCATKEEPIADGEKVLPRNFCPLIKSSYGFAITDKCPFFLHSDLVMGETTCDGKKKMFELMGQFKPMHVMSLPAGSKSEADRAYWMAEMKRAKGAIEEFFQVTITDEALTTAIGELNAERRLMQRLAGYLKHDPAPMSGQDLLKVLWSRNFSFDRAAFAERVEELMAELDERIAQGVGAAAKGAKRIIVTGVPTGVGTEKVIRIIEESGAAVVFLENCAGMKQFLVTVDETKPPLEAIGEKYLATPCSCMSPNRDRLELLVRLIDEYKADGIVDITWQGCHTYNVEARLLRDYIREQREMPVLHIETDYSEGDSQQIRTRVQAYLEMLGGV